In Phragmitibacter flavus, the sequence CGCCAAACAAAACATCGAAGCCAGCGAACGCCTCGCCGAGAAAAAGTTCATTACCAAAACCACCCTCGAAACCGATCAAGTCAATCACGAGAAATCCCGTCTCGCCTTCCAAACCGGCGGCACCACCCTCGACCTCTTCAAGACCTACGAATTCCCCAAACAGGCCGAGCTCTACCTCTCCGCCTACGAGGAAGCCCTGAAAAATCTTCAGCGCACCCTCCGCTCCAATCGCTCCCGCATGGCGCAGGTGGAGTCCAAATTCCAGACCGCCAAACGCCGTTACGAAGTCTCCCTTCAGCGCAAAGAAGACTTCGACCGCCAACTCAAAGCCGCCATCATCAAAGCCCCCGTCCCCGGCCTCATCGCTTACGGCTCCACCAAAGGCGGCGGTTATCGCAGCAGCGACATCATCGAAGAAGGCGCCACCACCCGTTTCCGCCAGACCCTCCTGACCATTCCCAACATGTCGCAAATGGGTGTCGGCGTGAACATCCACGAGTCCCAAGTCAAAAAAATCCGCCTAGGTCAGGCCTGCCGTGTCACCATCGACGCCGAACCCGGCAGAACCCTCGAAGGCAAGGTCGCCGAACTCGCCGTTCTTCCCGACTCCGCCAGCTCACGCTTCACCCCCAACCTCAAGGTCTACCCCGCCGTCGTCCATATCACCGGCACCCACGAATGGCTCAAACCCGGCATGAACGCCAAGGTCGAAATCATCGTCGACCAGCTCGACGACGTCCTGTATGTCCCCGTCCAGAGCATCGAAGTCGAAAACGACCACTTCTTCACCTACGTCAACACCGGCTCCGGCGAACTCGAACGCCGCGAAGTCAAAACCGGTTCCTTCAACGACCAGTTCATCGAAATCGTCGGTGGTCTCGCCCTCGGCGAAAACGTCTCTCTCTCCATCCCCAAACGCCAGACCCTCGAATCCGCCCCCATACTCTCTGCTCCCAAGGCCCCGACCGCCCCGGCCGCAACTCCCGCCCCGGCTGAGCCCAAGAAAGAAACCATCACCGCCGCGCGCTAACGCCCAGAGTCAGGATTCTGACTTTAGCCCTTGGCCCTTATCCTTTCGCCTTTCTTCATGCGCCCAATCATCGAGCTTCGCGACATCCGCAAAATCTACCGGCAGGGTGATGTCGACTCCCATGTCCTCCAGGGCCTCAACATCACCATCAACGAAGGTGAATACGTCTGCATCATGGGTCCTTCAGGCTGCGGCAAATCCACCCTGCTCAACGTCCTCGGCTGCCTCGACCAACCCACCAGCGGCGAATATCTTCTCGGCGGGCAAGATGTCGCCACCCTAAACGACGACGACCTTTCCCGCGCCCGCTGCCGCAACCTCGGCTTCATCTTCCAAAGCTACAATCTCATCCAGCAGCTCAGCGTCCTCGAAAACATCGAAGTCCCCCTTTATTACAAAGGCATTCCCCAGGCAGAAAGCCGCATCATCTCCACCCGTCTCGCCACCCAAGTTGGACTCGACCACCGCCTCCATCACCGTCCCAACCAACTCTCCGGCGGCCAGCAACAACGCGTCGCCATCGCCCGCTCTTTGGCCAACGACCCACTTGTGATCCTCGCTGACGAAGCCACCGGCAACCTCGACAGCAAATCCGGCAAAGAGATCCTCGACATCTTCGACGACCTCAATGCCGCCGGCAAAACCATGGTCTTCGTCACTCACGACGAACGCATGGTCGAACGCTGCTCCCGCGTCATCCGCCTCAAAGACGGCTTTCTCGACAAAGACGAACCCGGCGCCAAAGCAAAAGCAAAGCTCTCAGTTTCAAGTGTTCCGCTTTCCGCAGTTCCCGTCTGAATTTAGCCCTTATCCTTTATCCCTTAGCCTTTGACATCCAACCCCATCCTCCGTCTCGCGCTCTCGCCCCAGCATCTGCTGCGGTCGATGGAAATGGGTGCCAAGAGCATCTGGCTGCACCGGCTGCGCTCCATG encodes:
- a CDS encoding efflux RND transporter periplasmic adaptor subunit; translated protein: MPRPPRKKILGLLGILTAISLLAWFITGRGSDASNSLPTIPVQQGTIQINVLQGGEIRALSNHEVKCEIELPTKILSLIPEGYQITEEDVKNGKVLIELDSADLKERIINHEIEFQTTVSAYIEADEQRAIQTSDNQSLARAAEQSIRFALMDFERYMGKIVASQVLKARQLPSAEPELDAWIGTLNAYKPQISSLPTLQQDPLAEPDPKAQTDAAPTPAPATEPETSRINFITYLENDQLGDGEAKQTLRQLSNDLLLKESEFSIAKQNIEASERLAEKKFITKTTLETDQVNHEKSRLAFQTGGTTLDLFKTYEFPKQAELYLSAYEEALKNLQRTLRSNRSRMAQVESKFQTAKRRYEVSLQRKEDFDRQLKAAIIKAPVPGLIAYGSTKGGGYRSSDIIEEGATTRFRQTLLTIPNMSQMGVGVNIHESQVKKIRLGQACRVTIDAEPGRTLEGKVAELAVLPDSASSRFTPNLKVYPAVVHITGTHEWLKPGMNAKVEIIVDQLDDVLYVPVQSIEVENDHFFTYVNTGSGELERREVKTGSFNDQFIEIVGGLALGENVSLSIPKRQTLESAPILSAPKAPTAPAATPAPAEPKKETITAAR
- a CDS encoding ABC transporter ATP-binding protein; this encodes MIELRDIRKIYRQGDVDSHVLQGLNITINEGEYVCIMGPSGCGKSTLLNVLGCLDQPTSGEYLLGGQDVATLNDDDLSRARCRNLGFIFQSYNLIQQLSVLENIEVPLYYKGIPQAESRIISTRLATQVGLDHRLHHRPNQLSGGQQQRVAIARSLANDPLVILADEATGNLDSKSGKEILDIFDDLNAAGKTMVFVTHDERMVERCSRVIRLKDGFLDKDEPGAKAKAKLSVSSVPLSAVPV